The Thermoplasmata archaeon genome includes a window with the following:
- a CDS encoding 30S ribosomal protein S3 has protein sequence MAAERKLVVENIRRVLLKEYIMKETEKAGFGGLDIQRTPMGTRITLVAERPGMIIGQRGATIKDLTEVVENKFKFDNPQIEVVEDPNPSLNPHIMAQKLASAIERGWHFRRAAHSTVRRIMEAGAKGCQVVISGKLTGERHRTEKFREGHIKYCGEPRNLFMTTGFAVAKKKPGVIGIKVQIMVPDARLPDEVRVLKPKAEAQEASIQPSSEKPAEAKVGDTKPAAEAGEERTTGAGTETVAAAADGEKKVEVEGSAAAQRDKKGPGGEG, from the coding sequence ATGGCCGCGGAGAGGAAGCTGGTGGTGGAGAACATCCGCAGGGTGCTTCTCAAGGAGTATATAATGAAAGAAACGGAGAAGGCCGGGTTCGGAGGGCTGGATATCCAGCGAACCCCCATGGGCACCAGAATCACCCTCGTTGCCGAGAGACCCGGAATGATAATCGGCCAGAGGGGAGCCACAATCAAGGATCTGACGGAGGTTGTGGAGAACAAGTTCAAATTCGACAACCCCCAAATCGAGGTCGTGGAGGACCCGAATCCAAGCCTGAATCCGCACATCATGGCCCAGAAGCTCGCATCCGCCATAGAGCGCGGCTGGCACTTCCGCAGGGCGGCGCACTCAACCGTGCGAAGGATAATGGAGGCGGGGGCGAAGGGCTGCCAGGTGGTCATATCCGGAAAGCTCACGGGCGAGAGGCACAGGACCGAGAAGTTCCGCGAGGGGCACATCAAGTATTGCGGCGAGCCTAGGAACCTCTTCATGACCACGGGGTTTGCGGTCGCTAAAAAGAAGCCCGGAGTGATCGGCATCAAGGTCCAGATAATGGTGCCCGATGCAAGGCTTCCCGACGAGGTCAGGGTGTTGAAGCCAAAGGCGGAGGCGCAGGAGGCGTCGATCCAGCCTTCATCAGAGAAGCCAGCAGAAGCGAAGGTGGGGGACACAAAACCAGCGGCGGAGGCAGGGGAAGAGAGGACCACCGGCGCAGGAACGGAAACGGTGGCCGCCGCAGCTGATGGAGAGAAAAAGGTCGAGGTGGAGGGAAGCGCCGCGGCTCAGAGAGATAAGAAGGGCCCAGGGGGTGAGGGGTGA
- a CDS encoding 30S ribosomal protein S19, which produces MAEDKTAVSAKASRRRERKKAGKLLARRKKEFTYRGYTLAELKAMSLDELAPLLTARARRTLKRGFSEEARKFWEAVRKGKKEVIETHCRDVIVLPELVGKKIGIHRGNEFKIVEIQPEMIGHYLGEFAMTRKFIKHAGPGVGATRSSKFMPLK; this is translated from the coding sequence TCCGCAAAGGCGAGCCGGAGGAGGGAGAGGAAGAAGGCAGGAAAGCTCCTCGCCCGGAGGAAGAAGGAGTTCACCTACAGGGGCTATACCCTCGCGGAGCTTAAGGCGATGAGCCTGGACGAGCTCGCGCCCCTCCTAACGGCTAGGGCCCGAAGGACACTCAAGCGGGGGTTCAGCGAGGAGGCGCGAAAGTTTTGGGAGGCTGTCCGGAAGGGGAAGAAGGAGGTCATTGAAACCCACTGCCGGGACGTCATCGTCCTTCCGGAGCTCGTTGGCAAAAAAATCGGAATTCACAGAGGCAACGAGTTCAAGATTGTGGAGATTCAGCCGGAGATGATCGGACATTATCTCGGGGAGTTTGCGATGACGCGAAAATTCATAAAGCACGCCGGGCCGGGCGTGGGCGCCACGCGCTCATCCAAGTTCATGCCGCTGAAGTAG
- a CDS encoding ribonuclease P protein subunit produces the protein MDAPPEALALRTPMERRLEATVSRAPKGGLAWTQSGERNGEECAVAITESNLVRHELIGLRVVVRRSPDPSVEGMEGRVVDETRNTLVIDTGERGRRRVAKEGSAFLFTLPDGGMVEVEGRRIRFRPEDRVKRCR, from the coding sequence GTGGACGCGCCCCCGGAGGCGCTAGCTCTTAGGACGCCTATGGAGCGCCGGCTGGAAGCGACGGTGAGCCGGGCTCCGAAGGGCGGGCTCGCGTGGACCCAGAGCGGGGAAAGAAACGGAGAGGAATGTGCCGTGGCGATAACGGAGAGCAATCTGGTGAGGCATGAGCTGATCGGGCTCAGGGTGGTGGTCAGGCGGAGCCCTGACCCATCAGTTGAGGGGATGGAGGGAAGAGTGGTCGATGAAACTAGGAACACCCTTGTTATCGACACGGGGGAAAGAGGCAGGAGGAGGGTTGCGAAGGAGGGCAGCGCCTTCCTCTTCACCCTTCCGGACGGCGGAATGGTGGAGGTCGAGGGAAGGAGAATTCGATTTAGACCTGAGGACAGAGTCAAGAGGTGCAGATGA
- the rpmC gene encoding 50S ribosomal protein L29 → MVSPMNIRAIREMSSEERRNKLKEMRDELMHQRGLAAMGGAPPSPGKIRALRTAIARLLTVMKEKGERAS, encoded by the coding sequence ATGGTCTCGCCGATGAACATCAGGGCGATTCGAGAGATGAGTTCGGAGGAGAGGAGGAACAAGCTGAAGGAGATGAGGGACGAGCTGATGCACCAGAGGGGTCTGGCGGCGATGGGCGGGGCGCCCCCCAGCCCAGGGAAAATAAGGGCGCTGAGAACAGCAATTGCGAGACTTCTGACTGTCATGAAGGAAAAGGGCGAGAGAGCGAGCTGA
- the yciH gene encoding stress response translation initiation inhibitor YciH translates to MAGICPTCGLPKELCACEEIAREQQEIRISTAKRRYGKVVTIVEGIDAGDIDIEDLARQLKTRCAAGGTVKEGKIELQGDHKKKVEQVLQELGFQIAVQ, encoded by the coding sequence ATGGCTGGAATATGTCCCACGTGTGGTCTGCCGAAGGAGCTGTGTGCCTGCGAGGAGATAGCCCGCGAGCAGCAGGAGATTCGAATCTCCACTGCCAAGCGCCGGTACGGTAAGGTGGTGACGATTGTCGAGGGCATAGACGCCGGAGACATCGACATCGAGGATCTCGCGAGGCAGCTCAAGACCCGCTGCGCTGCGGGCGGGACGGTGAAGGAGGGGAAGATAGAGCTCCAGGGGGACCATAAGAAGAAGGTGGAGCAGGTCCTGCAAGAGCTCGGCTTCCAGATTGCGGTGCAGTAG
- a CDS encoding 50S ribosomal protein L22 yields the protein MAKHAGYTIEVDDTKTAKSIGKELPISPKHAVEICREIRGMPLDRAKEFLEGVIAGRTPVPFRRYTYQVSHQRGCRGPGRFPKKAAQYILRVLEDAESNAEYKGFDTESLEVLQAAAHRGRTWHQRMPRAHGRWTQKDRLMTNIEVILQKREG from the coding sequence ATGGCCAAGCACGCGGGGTATACGATTGAGGTCGACGACACGAAGACGGCGAAGTCCATAGGCAAGGAGCTCCCGATATCTCCGAAGCACGCCGTCGAGATATGCAGGGAGATTCGTGGCATGCCTCTGGACAGGGCGAAGGAGTTCCTCGAGGGCGTGATCGCCGGAAGAACACCCGTCCCCTTCCGCAGGTACACCTACCAGGTCTCGCACCAGAGGGGCTGCCGCGGCCCCGGCCGCTTCCCAAAGAAGGCTGCACAGTACATACTCAGGGTTCTCGAGGACGCTGAGAGCAACGCGGAATATAAGGGCTTCGACACGGAGAGCCTCGAAGTTCTTCAGGCGGCCGCCCACAGGGGCCGGACCTGGCACCAGAGGATGCCACGGGCCCATGGCCGCTGGACCCAGAAGGACAGGTTGATGACCAATATCGAGGTCATTCTGCAGAAGAGGGAGGGTTAG